In a genomic window of Demequina muriae:
- a CDS encoding argininosuccinate synthase produces MSDRVVLAYSGGLDTSVAIGWIADATGAEVIAVAVDVGQGGEDLELIRQRALDCGAVEAYVADARDEFAEEYCMPALKANGLYQDKYPLVSGLSRPVIVKHLVAAAQEFGATTVAHGCTGKGNDQVRFEVGITSIAPDLKCIAPVRDLALTRDKAIEYAGRHELPIETTKSNPFSIDQNVWGRAIETGFLEDIWNAPTKDVYSYTDDPAFPPVPDELVITFARGIPVAIDGQAVTPLQAIEQLNRRAGAHGVGRIDIVEDRLVGIKSREVYEAPGAIALIEAHRELENVTIEREQARFKRGVEQKWGELVYDGMWSSPLKRSLDVFIEDTQEHVNGDVRMVLHGGRATVTGRRSDTGLYDFNMATYDEGDAFDQSAARGFIEIYGLAAKQAAAREARLKG; encoded by the coding sequence CGGTGGACGTGGGTCAGGGAGGCGAGGACCTCGAGCTCATCCGCCAGCGTGCGCTGGACTGCGGTGCCGTCGAGGCCTACGTGGCCGATGCCCGCGACGAGTTCGCGGAGGAGTACTGCATGCCGGCGCTCAAGGCGAACGGCCTGTACCAGGACAAGTACCCCCTGGTGTCGGGGCTGTCGCGCCCCGTCATCGTCAAGCACCTCGTCGCCGCCGCGCAGGAGTTCGGCGCGACCACGGTGGCGCACGGCTGCACGGGCAAGGGCAACGATCAGGTGCGCTTCGAGGTGGGCATCACGTCGATCGCTCCCGACCTCAAGTGCATTGCCCCGGTGCGTGACCTCGCGCTGACCCGCGACAAGGCGATCGAGTACGCGGGCCGTCACGAGCTGCCCATCGAGACCACCAAGTCCAACCCGTTCTCGATCGACCAGAACGTGTGGGGCCGTGCGATCGAGACCGGCTTCCTCGAGGACATCTGGAACGCCCCCACCAAGGACGTCTACAGCTACACCGACGACCCGGCCTTCCCGCCGGTGCCCGACGAACTGGTCATCACCTTCGCCCGCGGCATCCCGGTGGCGATCGACGGCCAGGCGGTGACGCCGCTGCAGGCGATCGAGCAGCTCAACCGCCGCGCCGGAGCGCACGGGGTGGGCCGCATCGACATCGTCGAGGACCGACTGGTGGGCATCAAGTCCCGCGAGGTCTACGAGGCGCCCGGCGCGATCGCGCTCATCGAGGCGCACCGCGAGCTCGAGAACGTGACGATCGAGCGCGAGCAGGCGCGCTTCAAGCGCGGCGTCGAGCAGAAGTGGGGCGAGCTCGTCTACGACGGCATGTGGTCCTCGCCGCTCAAGCGCTCGCTGGACGTGTTCATCGAGGACACCCAGGAGCACGTGAACGGCGACGTGCGGATGGTGCTGCACGGCGGACGCGCGACCGTGACCGGACGTCGCTCGGACACGGGGCTGTATGACTTCAACATGGCCACCTACGATGAGGGCGACGCGTTCGACCAGTCGGCCGCACGCGGGTTCATCGAGATCTACGGTCTCGCCGCCAAGCAGGCCGCCGCGCGCGAGGCCCGCCTGAAGGGGTAG
- the menC gene encoding o-succinylbenzoate synthase, whose amino-acid sequence MQIDHVTLRTLRIPLVTPFTTSFSTQTARTVLTVEVSARVAGREVTGWGECGALAEPVYSDEYAAGAADVIERFLLPRLAAASADTVLTAETVGELLEPVVGHRMAKAALEAAILDAQLKAAGTSFATYLGVTRDRVPSGVSVGIQDSIRALLDAVAGYLDEGYQRIKLKIQPGWDVEPVRAVREAHPDVALQVDANAAYTLVDAAHLRRLDEFDLLLIEQPLAEDDLRQHAELARAMATPMCLDESVVSAASAADAIQLGAAAVINIKPSRVGGYLEARRIHDVARASGIAVWCGGMLETGLARGANAALAGLPGFTLPGDISASSRFYARDLTTPYVIENGSIAVPTFPGLCEQPEADALAEFSTEVREVSPA is encoded by the coding sequence ATGCAGATCGATCACGTGACCCTGCGCACCCTGCGCATCCCGCTCGTCACGCCCTTCACCACGTCGTTCTCGACTCAGACCGCGCGCACGGTGCTCACGGTCGAGGTCTCCGCCCGGGTGGCGGGACGCGAGGTGACGGGCTGGGGAGAGTGCGGTGCGCTCGCCGAGCCGGTGTACTCGGACGAGTATGCGGCCGGGGCCGCGGACGTCATCGAACGCTTCCTCCTTCCACGCCTCGCGGCGGCCTCTGCCGACACCGTCCTGACGGCGGAGACCGTCGGCGAGCTGCTCGAGCCCGTCGTCGGGCACCGGATGGCCAAGGCCGCCCTCGAGGCCGCGATCCTCGATGCGCAGCTGAAGGCGGCCGGGACCAGCTTCGCCACCTACTTGGGCGTGACGCGCGACAGGGTCCCGTCCGGCGTCTCGGTGGGGATCCAGGACTCGATCCGGGCGCTGCTCGATGCGGTGGCGGGCTACCTGGACGAGGGCTACCAGCGCATCAAGCTCAAGATCCAGCCGGGGTGGGACGTCGAGCCCGTGCGCGCGGTGCGCGAGGCGCACCCGGACGTGGCGCTGCAAGTCGATGCCAACGCCGCGTACACCCTGGTGGATGCCGCCCACCTGCGCCGTCTCGACGAGTTCGACCTCCTGCTCATCGAGCAGCCGCTCGCCGAGGACGACCTCCGTCAGCACGCCGAACTCGCCCGCGCCATGGCCACGCCGATGTGTCTCGACGAGTCCGTCGTCTCCGCCGCATCGGCCGCAGACGCCATCCAACTGGGGGCCGCCGCCGTGATCAACATCAAGCCCTCGCGCGTGGGCGGCTACCTCGAGGCGCGGCGCATTCACGACGTCGCGCGCGCATCGGGCATCGCCGTGTGGTGCGGCGGCATGCTGGAGACCGGTCTCGCGCGCGGCGCCAACGCGGCCCTTGCCGGGCTTCCCGGATTCACCCTGCCGGGCGACATCTCCGCATCGTCGCGCTTCTACGCTCGCGATCTCACGACCCCGTACGTCATCGAGAACGGATCGATCGCCGTGCCCACGTTCCCGGGGCTGTGCGAACAGCCCGAGGCCGATGCGCTCGCAGAGTTCAGCACCGAGGTGCGCGAGGTGTCGCCGGCCTGA
- a CDS encoding YbaK/EbsC family protein, whose product MHPNVQKVKTFLDEAGLHGRVRELTEGTHTAAQAAALLGCEVGAIANSLIFMTEKGPILVLTSGAHRVDTDVVAAAIGAEAVSRATPDQVRAATGQPIGGVAPIGHPAPLPTYLDVELAEHGELWAAAGVPASVFEISYADLKALTGAVEIAVE is encoded by the coding sequence ATGCATCCGAACGTGCAGAAGGTCAAGACGTTCCTCGACGAGGCGGGACTCCACGGGCGCGTGCGGGAGCTCACCGAAGGCACCCATACTGCGGCCCAGGCGGCCGCGCTGCTGGGCTGCGAGGTGGGCGCGATCGCGAACTCTCTCATCTTCATGACGGAGAAGGGGCCCATTCTGGTGCTCACGTCCGGCGCACATCGTGTCGACACGGACGTGGTCGCAGCCGCGATCGGCGCCGAGGCCGTGAGCCGTGCGACTCCCGACCAGGTGCGGGCCGCGACGGGCCAGCCCATCGGGGGCGTCGCGCCGATCGGCCATCCGGCACCGCTGCCCACCTATCTCGATGTCGAGCTCGCGGAGCATGGGGAGCTGTGGGCGGCCGCGGGGGTGCCTGCGAGCGTGTTCGAGATCTCCTACGCGGACCTCAAGGCGCTGACTGGCGCCGTCGAGATCGCGGTGGAGTAG
- a CDS encoding uridine kinase, which produces MTLHETKAGRMLADVASIGRIADLVRAQPPTLGTTRLVLVDGPGGSGKTTLAGRLAVTLGGASGQGPDGVPPGDHSDEGAAVQVLHADDMYEGWGGLPSLGDIVMDQVLTPMARGETGRFRVWDWHRGERAREVVVTARDVLIIEGVGVAMRGARSLASLVVWVEADPDERLRRGIERDGEATRDDWVRWQRAELEEFARQGTRAAAHVRVDGNRALPN; this is translated from the coding sequence GTGACCCTGCACGAGACGAAAGCGGGCCGAATGCTGGCGGACGTGGCGAGCATCGGCCGCATCGCCGACCTTGTCCGTGCTCAGCCGCCCACGCTCGGCACCACCCGGCTGGTGCTCGTCGACGGGCCAGGGGGGTCGGGCAAGACCACGCTCGCAGGCAGGCTGGCGGTGACTCTCGGGGGCGCATCGGGTCAGGGTCCGGACGGCGTCCCGCCCGGCGATCACTCGGACGAGGGTGCGGCAGTGCAGGTGCTCCATGCCGATGACATGTACGAGGGGTGGGGCGGCCTCCCCTCGCTGGGAGACATCGTGATGGATCAGGTGCTCACCCCGATGGCCCGTGGCGAGACCGGCAGGTTCCGGGTGTGGGACTGGCATCGCGGTGAGCGTGCCCGCGAGGTCGTGGTGACGGCGCGAGATGTCCTCATCATCGAAGGCGTGGGTGTCGCAATGCGTGGCGCTCGCTCCCTTGCGAGTCTGGTGGTCTGGGTGGAAGCGGACCCGGACGAGAGGCTGCGGCGCGGCATCGAGCGTGACGGAGAGGCCACCCGCGACGACTGGGTGCGTTGGCAGCGCGCCGAACTCGAGGAGTTCGCGCGCCAGGGCACGCGTGCCGCGGCTCACGTGCGGGTCGACGGGAACCGCGCGCTTCCGAACTGA
- a CDS encoding M20/M25/M40 family metallo-hydrolase produces the protein MTDLLTDARARLPAMLDDAVRLIECESPSSDLDAVVRSADVVAEVLGARLGAAGLPAEPERIIVDGVTHLRWRLGGPTRVLLLGHHDTVWPHGTLATHPAVVTDGVLTGPGCYDMAIGLVQAAHAAASLVTVHGADALAGVTILVTGDEEVGSTSSRALLEDEARGADAVLVLEASGPGGALKTERKGVSLYTVTALGRAAHAGLNPERGVNAGLELAHQLPAIAAIADGSTTVTPTRGSIGTTVNTVPAQARVDVDVRATTAAEQHRVDTEIRALAPVLDGARLSIDGGVNRPPLELALADDLFSRALQLAPTAGIDDLRQCSVGGASDGNLTAGLGVPTLDGLGGVGGGAHAADEHVEVAHVPHRTALLALLVHDILASPRLSAGAQ, from the coding sequence ATGACCGACCTGCTGACCGACGCCCGCGCACGCTTGCCCGCGATGCTCGACGACGCCGTGCGCCTGATCGAGTGCGAGTCGCCGTCGAGCGATCTCGACGCGGTGGTGCGCAGCGCGGACGTGGTCGCGGAGGTGCTCGGCGCCCGGCTCGGCGCGGCGGGCCTCCCGGCGGAGCCCGAGCGCATCATCGTCGACGGCGTCACTCACCTGCGTTGGCGGCTGGGCGGACCGACCCGCGTGCTCCTGCTCGGGCACCACGACACGGTCTGGCCGCACGGCACCCTCGCGACGCACCCCGCGGTCGTCACCGACGGCGTCCTCACCGGTCCCGGCTGCTACGACATGGCCATCGGACTCGTCCAGGCGGCGCACGCGGCCGCATCGCTCGTGACCGTCCATGGGGCCGATGCGCTCGCCGGGGTCACCATCCTGGTCACCGGAGACGAGGAGGTGGGCTCGACATCGTCGCGTGCGCTCCTCGAAGACGAGGCTCGCGGGGCCGATGCGGTGCTCGTCCTCGAGGCGTCCGGACCCGGAGGGGCGCTCAAGACCGAGCGCAAGGGCGTCTCGCTCTACACGGTGACGGCGCTTGGCCGCGCCGCGCACGCGGGCCTCAACCCCGAGCGCGGCGTCAACGCCGGCCTCGAACTCGCCCACCAGCTTCCGGCGATCGCCGCCATCGCCGACGGCTCCACGACCGTCACCCCGACCCGAGGAAGCATCGGCACCACCGTCAACACGGTGCCGGCGCAGGCGCGGGTCGACGTCGACGTGCGGGCCACCACCGCCGCGGAGCAGCACCGCGTCGACACGGAGATCCGCGCGCTCGCCCCCGTCCTCGACGGTGCTCGCCTGAGCATCGACGGCGGGGTCAACCGGCCGCCGCTCGAGCTGGCGCTCGCCGACGATCTCTTCAGCCGCGCGCTCCAGCTCGCACCGACGGCAGGAATCGACGACCTGCGGCAGTGCTCGGTGGGCGGAGCCTCCGACGGCAACCTCACCGCCGGCCTCGGCGTCCCCACCCTCGACGGTCTCGGTGGGGTGGGCGGCGGTGCTCACGCGGCCGACGAACACGTCGAGGTCGCGCACGTGCCGCATCGCACCGCTCTGCTGGCACTGCTCGTGCACGACATCCTCGCCAGCCCACGCCTCAGCGCAGGCGCGCAGTGA
- the argH gene encoding argininosuccinate lyase gives MSDQQSGPAPRSGEQGTNEGALWGGRFAGGPADALATLSKSTHFDWRYADDDLRGSIAHAHALQRAGLLTDDETDRMVAGLDALRQDVAAGKVGAAESDEDVHGALERLLIARIGTDLGGKLRAGRSRNDQIATLARMYLRRHARIVASGVLDVVEALLEQADRHLDAPMPGRTHFQHAQPVTLGHHLLAHAWPLLRDVERLTDWDARAAYSPYGAGALAGSTLGLDPQRVADELGFVGASENSIDATASRDVVAEFAWVATMIGIDLSRLSEEVIAWATVEFGFASLDDAYSTGSSIMPQKKNPDIAELARGKAGRLIGDLTGLLATLKGLPLAYNRDIQETHEPAFDAVETLETLLPAFSGMVRTLVFHEDRLAELAPAGFSLATDIAEWMVKEGVPFREAHEVAGACVRLCEKRDKELHELTPDELAAIHPRLNERVLEVLTVEGSLAARDGAGGTAPARVLEQGKAARARVKHFRPWASASH, from the coding sequence ATGTCCGATCAGCAGTCCGGTCCCGCTCCGAGAAGCGGCGAGCAGGGGACGAACGAGGGCGCCCTGTGGGGCGGCCGGTTCGCCGGCGGCCCTGCCGACGCTCTCGCCACACTGTCGAAGTCGACGCACTTCGACTGGCGCTACGCGGACGACGACCTGCGCGGCTCGATCGCGCACGCCCACGCTCTGCAGCGGGCCGGGCTGCTGACCGACGACGAGACGGACCGGATGGTCGCCGGACTGGACGCGCTGCGCCAGGACGTCGCCGCCGGCAAGGTTGGTGCCGCGGAGTCGGACGAGGACGTGCACGGCGCGCTCGAACGCCTCCTCATCGCACGCATCGGCACCGACCTGGGCGGCAAGCTCCGCGCCGGCCGGTCCCGCAACGACCAGATCGCGACCCTGGCACGCATGTACCTGCGCCGCCACGCCCGCATCGTCGCCTCCGGCGTGCTCGATGTGGTCGAGGCTCTTCTCGAGCAGGCGGATCGTCACCTCGACGCGCCCATGCCGGGTCGAACGCACTTCCAGCACGCGCAGCCCGTGACGCTCGGCCACCACCTGCTGGCGCACGCCTGGCCGCTGCTGCGTGACGTCGAGCGGCTCACGGATTGGGACGCCCGCGCGGCGTATTCGCCGTACGGCGCCGGGGCCCTCGCGGGGTCGACCCTCGGTCTCGACCCGCAGCGGGTCGCGGACGAGCTCGGGTTCGTGGGTGCGAGCGAGAACTCGATCGATGCGACCGCCTCGCGCGACGTCGTGGCGGAGTTCGCGTGGGTCGCCACGATGATCGGCATCGACCTGTCGCGACTGTCCGAGGAGGTCATCGCCTGGGCGACGGTGGAGTTCGGCTTCGCCAGCCTCGACGATGCGTACTCGACGGGCTCGAGCATCATGCCGCAGAAGAAGAATCCGGACATCGCCGAGCTCGCGCGCGGCAAGGCTGGCCGGCTCATCGGCGACCTGACGGGCCTGCTGGCGACGCTCAAGGGCCTGCCGCTGGCGTACAACCGCGACATCCAGGAGACGCACGAGCCGGCATTCGATGCGGTCGAGACGCTCGAGACCCTGCTGCCGGCCTTCTCCGGGATGGTCCGCACCCTGGTGTTCCACGAGGACCGCCTGGCCGAGCTCGCGCCCGCCGGCTTCTCGCTCGCCACCGACATCGCCGAGTGGATGGTCAAGGAGGGCGTGCCGTTCCGGGAGGCTCACGAGGTCGCCGGCGCGTGCGTGCGACTGTGCGAGAAGCGCGACAAGGAGCTGCACGAGCTCACTCCTGACGAGCTCGCCGCGATCCATCCTCGGCTGAACGAGCGCGTCCTCGAGGTGCTCACGGTCGAGGGGTCCCTCGCGGCGCGTGACGGCGCGGGTGGCACGGCACCGGCGCGAGTGCTCGAGCAGGGCAAGGCGGCGCGTGCACGCGTCAAGCACTTCCGCCCCTGGGCCTCCGCCTCCCACTGA